In Niallia sp. FSL W8-0635, one genomic interval encodes:
- a CDS encoding glycoside hydrolase family 125 protein, translating into MSYQKTAMSSVREFMKMITEKCGEEHADWAVNFNTCFANTLETTVEKLEDGTTFLLTGDIPAMWLRDSTAQVRPYLVLAETDEEMANMIAGLIERQFQYICLDPYANAFNKEANGAGHQTDLTKMNPWIWERKYEIDSLCYPIQLSYLFWKATGKTDQFNNTFQEAVRKIMQVWVVEQDHTNSPYTFERVTDRKEDTLVNKGRGAEVVPTGMTWSGFRPSDDACAYGYLVPSNMFASVVLGYLIEIYEDVLKETDLVPAFKKLKLDIQKGIEEFAVVRNKNGEEIYAYEVDGKGNFNIMDDSNIPNLLSAPYLGFIEEKDERYQATRQTVLSKENPYFYKGEYAEGIGSSHTPENYIWPIALAMEGLTTGDKKEKERILDLLVSCDGGTHLMHEGFDVNNPSQYTREWFSWANMMFCELVMDYFDIQVKKK; encoded by the coding sequence ATGTCATATCAAAAAACAGCGATGTCTTCTGTAAGAGAATTTATGAAAATGATTACGGAAAAATGCGGAGAAGAACATGCGGATTGGGCAGTTAATTTCAATACATGCTTTGCCAATACATTAGAAACAACGGTCGAAAAGCTGGAGGACGGAACTACTTTTCTTTTAACGGGTGACATTCCAGCGATGTGGCTTAGAGACTCAACCGCACAAGTTAGACCATATTTAGTACTAGCAGAAACGGATGAAGAAATGGCTAATATGATTGCTGGACTTATTGAAAGACAATTTCAGTATATTTGCTTGGATCCATATGCGAACGCTTTCAATAAAGAGGCGAATGGAGCAGGGCATCAAACCGATTTAACGAAGATGAATCCATGGATATGGGAAAGGAAGTACGAGATTGACTCTTTATGCTATCCTATTCAGCTTAGTTATTTGTTCTGGAAGGCAACAGGGAAAACAGATCAATTTAATAATACGTTTCAAGAAGCAGTCCGAAAAATAATGCAAGTATGGGTAGTAGAACAAGATCATACGAATTCACCTTATACGTTTGAAAGAGTAACAGATAGAAAAGAGGATACATTGGTGAACAAGGGGCGGGGAGCAGAGGTAGTGCCTACGGGAATGACTTGGTCAGGATTTCGACCAAGTGACGATGCGTGTGCTTACGGATATTTAGTGCCTTCCAATATGTTTGCGAGCGTAGTCCTTGGTTATCTAATAGAGATTTATGAAGATGTTCTCAAGGAAACGGACCTGGTTCCTGCATTCAAAAAGTTGAAATTAGATATACAAAAAGGCATAGAAGAGTTTGCTGTCGTACGTAATAAAAATGGGGAAGAAATCTATGCCTATGAAGTAGATGGAAAAGGCAATTTTAATATAATGGATGATTCGAATATTCCTAATCTATTATCTGCTCCGTACCTTGGATTTATCGAGGAGAAGGATGAGAGATACCAAGCTACACGCCAAACTGTGCTTAGTAAAGAAAATCCTTACTTTTATAAAGGGGAATATGCAGAGGGGATAGGAAGCTCTCATACACCGGAAAATTATATTTGGCCAATTGCTCTTGCGATGGAAGGTTTGACTACTGGGGATAAAAAGGAGAAAGAGAGAATCCTAGATTTACTCGTATCCTGTGATGGAGGAACGCATTTAATGCATGAAGGATTTGATGTAAATAATCCGTCTCAATATACAAGAGAATGGTTCTCTTGGGCGAATATGATGTTTTGCGAGCTAGTAATGGATTACTTTGATATTCAAGTGAAGAAAAAATAA
- a CDS encoding GntR family transcriptional regulator, with product MKKEPLYQKIVSDIMAQIQSGELKPGDQVPTELEISKQYNVSRITSKRALTELENQQLIERIQGRGSFVSEQRQAHSNVILFLLPFPNNPGLGDYAQGISRFIENTSYTVQIQTNTYLTKLDAKKLSSMYAGLILYPEAGTSHLDILYTLYLEKFPVVVLDKKIESIPFPFITSDNMHGGYLAAQHLISQGHKKIIFYATQNLERSSTIRERYLGYLKAIHQENLEYHGSKVMNPDADNSGFIHQLKEDEITGIIVENDINAIHLMKEIKGCGYQIPEDFSIIGFDNIQAAGLVDPGLTTIAQRFEEIGYQSAKQLIQLIDKKQDIQSVVVPIEIMIRESTN from the coding sequence ATGAAAAAAGAACCGCTTTATCAAAAAATCGTCTCAGACATAATGGCTCAAATTCAATCCGGGGAATTAAAGCCAGGAGATCAAGTACCTACAGAACTAGAAATTTCAAAGCAATATAATGTCAGTCGAATAACGTCTAAAAGGGCTTTAACAGAATTAGAAAACCAGCAGTTAATCGAAAGGATACAAGGGAGAGGAAGCTTTGTTTCCGAACAAAGGCAAGCTCATTCTAATGTCATTCTCTTTCTTTTGCCTTTTCCCAATAATCCAGGCTTAGGGGATTATGCACAAGGAATTAGCCGTTTTATTGAGAATACATCCTACACGGTCCAAATCCAAACCAATACGTATCTTACGAAGCTTGACGCAAAAAAACTATCATCTATGTATGCTGGATTAATTCTTTATCCAGAGGCCGGGACATCTCATTTAGATATTCTTTATACGTTATATCTCGAAAAATTTCCGGTTGTCGTACTCGATAAGAAAATCGAAAGCATCCCTTTTCCCTTTATTACCTCGGATAATATGCACGGTGGTTATCTGGCTGCGCAACATTTGATATCACAAGGACATAAGAAAATCATTTTTTACGCCACACAGAATTTAGAAAGAAGCTCGACTATCCGAGAACGGTATTTAGGATATTTGAAAGCTATACATCAAGAGAATTTAGAGTATCACGGTTCCAAAGTAATGAACCCTGATGCAGATAACAGTGGATTTATCCATCAACTGAAGGAAGATGAAATTACGGGGATTATTGTAGAAAATGATATTAACGCCATCCATTTAATGAAAGAAATCAAAGGCTGCGGCTATCAAATTCCTGAAGATTTTTCCATTATCGGATTTGATAATATCCAAGCAGCTGGTCTTGTCGATCCAGGGCTAACGACGATTGCTCAGAGATTCGAAGAGATAGGCTATCAATCTGCTAAACAGCTTATTCAATTAATCGATAAAAAACAAGATATTCAATCTGTAGTAGTTCCTATTGAAATAATGATTAGAGAATCAACTAATTAG
- a CDS encoding GH92 family glycosyl hydrolase has protein sequence MLELIDTRQGTENQYSYSNGNTLPYTGFPFGMNFFVPQTKHNNGSWFFHPRDRVFQGFRLTHQPSPWMGDFSHLLVTPISGSFQNADIYHYQSSYRPESAIYQPHYLQITQARYQIKNELVPTTYGAILRSDYRDSNLPGLSLLLPGKGEISLDIDKKLITGYVSNFAGCEDSNFKMYFVLTFNHSIDQEHTGFFQEEKSFTPALSTSGEDQQFLIRFLLNENEQLETRLATSFISHAQAEWNLSQELSSFSFDTIKRKAANAWEYYLNKIEVKNQDISAVKTFYHCMYRMFLFPQKFYEINQQGEPIHYDTTSRKVKPGVLYTNNGFWDTFRTVYPLYSLLIPNEYEEMLQGFLNSYRETGFLPKWLSPDERGLMPGTLIDAVIADAAIKGIAPDIIPELFEAMIKTASTVSSKATYGRQGIEDYDTYGYIPSNHHESVNHTLDYAYSDFCISRVAKELGNEELKNTFEKRAYNYQNIFHKETGFMRAKDKQGNVEEPFNSFSWGQDYAEGSAWQSSFAVFHDFAGLISAYGGKEPFREKLVQLCNQDPVFETKGYGFEIHEMSEMAAIDFGQVAISNQPSFHLPYLFTYAGDPASSQVLLKQLMTQLFTSSPTGYPGDEDNGSMSGWYIFNSMGFYPVCPGTGEYVIGIPIFDSVTIHLPNDKKIEIATKFNQPQFNFVHQIAVNNKAYSKLFIEHDVLIKGCTIDFQLGIVPPIKEYTKTDFPYSLSTDTTK, from the coding sequence ATGCTAGAATTAATTGATACAAGACAAGGTACAGAAAATCAATATAGCTATTCAAACGGTAACACACTTCCGTATACTGGTTTTCCATTTGGAATGAATTTTTTTGTTCCACAAACTAAGCATAATAATGGAAGCTGGTTCTTCCATCCGAGAGATCGTGTGTTTCAGGGGTTTCGACTAACCCATCAGCCTAGTCCTTGGATGGGGGATTTCTCGCATTTATTAGTAACACCCATTTCAGGATCTTTTCAAAATGCGGATATTTACCATTATCAAAGCTCCTATCGACCGGAGAGTGCCATTTATCAGCCACATTATTTACAAATAACGCAGGCACGCTATCAAATAAAAAACGAGCTAGTTCCTACTACGTATGGCGCTATTCTTCGTTCTGATTATAGAGATTCCAATTTGCCAGGCTTGTCGCTCTTACTTCCAGGCAAAGGAGAAATTTCCCTAGATATCGATAAGAAACTAATAACTGGTTATGTTTCTAATTTTGCCGGCTGTGAAGATTCCAATTTCAAAATGTATTTTGTACTGACCTTTAATCATTCCATTGATCAAGAGCATACTGGATTTTTCCAAGAGGAGAAATCGTTTACTCCAGCTCTTTCAACATCTGGAGAAGACCAGCAATTTCTAATCCGTTTCTTATTGAATGAGAATGAACAACTAGAAACTCGTCTTGCGACTTCTTTTATAAGCCATGCTCAAGCAGAATGGAATCTAAGCCAAGAGTTATCCTCTTTTTCGTTTGATACAATCAAAAGGAAAGCAGCAAATGCATGGGAATATTACTTAAATAAAATCGAAGTAAAAAACCAAGATATCTCAGCAGTTAAAACCTTCTATCATTGTATGTATCGGATGTTTCTGTTTCCGCAAAAGTTTTATGAAATAAACCAACAAGGGGAGCCAATCCATTATGATACAACGAGTAGAAAAGTAAAACCAGGTGTCCTGTATACGAATAATGGCTTTTGGGATACGTTCCGTACTGTCTATCCTCTCTATTCTCTTCTTATTCCAAATGAATACGAGGAAATGCTGCAGGGATTTCTAAACAGCTATCGAGAAACTGGCTTTTTGCCAAAATGGCTTTCACCAGATGAGCGTGGACTTATGCCAGGTACATTGATAGATGCCGTTATTGCAGATGCAGCTATCAAAGGAATTGCTCCTGACATTATACCTGAGCTATTTGAAGCAATGATTAAAACGGCCTCGACAGTAAGTTCAAAGGCCACTTATGGGCGCCAAGGAATCGAGGACTATGATACATACGGCTACATTCCTTCCAATCATCATGAAAGTGTTAACCATACACTTGATTACGCTTATAGTGATTTTTGCATTAGCAGAGTAGCGAAAGAATTAGGAAATGAGGAGCTTAAGAATACCTTTGAAAAACGTGCTTATAATTATCAAAATATCTTTCATAAAGAAACAGGATTTATGCGTGCCAAAGATAAACAAGGAAATGTAGAAGAGCCCTTTAACTCCTTTAGCTGGGGACAAGATTATGCAGAAGGAAGTGCTTGGCAGAGTAGTTTTGCCGTTTTTCACGACTTCGCTGGATTAATAAGTGCTTATGGTGGAAAAGAACCATTTAGAGAAAAGTTAGTTCAACTATGCAATCAAGATCCTGTTTTTGAAACAAAAGGATATGGGTTTGAAATCCATGAAATGAGTGAAATGGCTGCCATCGATTTTGGTCAAGTCGCAATTTCCAATCAGCCGAGCTTCCATTTGCCCTATTTATTTACCTATGCAGGAGATCCTGCCTCTTCTCAAGTCTTATTAAAACAATTAATGACACAATTATTTACTAGTAGCCCTACCGGCTATCCTGGTGATGAAGATAATGGTAGTATGTCTGGCTGGTATATCTTTAACAGTATGGGTTTTTATCCAGTCTGCCCTGGAACAGGAGAGTATGTAATTGGCATTCCTATATTTGATTCGGTTACGATTCATCTTCCGAATGATAAGAAAATTGAAATAGCAACGAAATTTAACCAGCCACAGTTCAACTTTGTTCATCAAATAGCCGTTAATAATAAAGCATATAGCAAGCTATTTATAGAACATGATGTTTTAATAAAAGGTTGCACAATCGATTTTCAGCTTGGCATTGTGCCGCCAATTAAAGAATATACAAAAACAGATTTCCCATATTCCTTATCAACAGATACCACCAAATAA
- a CDS encoding alpha-mannosidase: MKKVYIISHSHWDREWYLPFEQHRMRLVQLIDDLLELFETDPHFDSFHLDGQTIILDDYLEVKPQNEWKLKKYIQEGKLKIGPFYILQDDFLISSESNVRNLLIGLQECEKWGSPVQLGYFPDTFGNMGQAPQILKQAGMDVAAFGRGVKPTGFNNVVINDDQYSSPFSEMWWEGPDKSSVLGILFANWYSNGNEIPVEEVEAKQFWDQKLKDALQYASTEHLLFMNGCDHQPVQKNITAAIEMANKLYPDITFIHSSFDEYMKALKKDIPENLHTVKGELTSQETDGWYTLANTASARVYLKQRNTDVSRLLENVAEPLATMAYDKEREYPHELFQFAWKQLMQNHPHDSICGCSVDAVHREMMIRFDKAEEVGKFIKDEAINRLAEQIDTSHFPDESRPFIVFNTAGSLKTGAAEIEIEWKRLPFSSGCPDELYRKVKTEEIPVMKVIDEQGMEIPSRLICTDVRFGYDLPEDRFRQPFIGVYVTVELSFNQMSPLSWKTFALIEGESQQQEYKRIVQNNGLLLENDYLTVKIEQNGTLTILDKATNSTYNNFLVFENTGDVGNEYIYKMPKGDQPILSSAWIAEVEIVADTFAYGEVLLTQKMLIPESADERLLEEQQGLVEFRERKAGRSKKLKTLELKTKIRLESNSNQLLFETSFDNQMKDHRLRVLFPTGIHVNEHEADSIYEVVKRPNRVNSSWENPTNPQHQHAFVNLHDGHRGVTVANYGLNEYEIVEDTIAVTLLRAVGELGDWGYFPTPEAQCQGKQTVKFAVGFHDRTNKLESYHAAINFQIPFSSVQTDIHTGTYSPTNEFIRLDGKAFRLTAFKQKENSNEIILRGYNLTGEKQPLSVSWKGKYPKKSNLLEEMNGELFDSNQMKEAEICTFIWE; the protein is encoded by the coding sequence ATGAAAAAAGTGTATATTATTTCCCATAGTCATTGGGATAGAGAATGGTATTTGCCTTTTGAACAGCATCGAATGCGACTTGTTCAATTAATTGATGATTTACTAGAATTGTTTGAAACAGATCCACATTTTGATAGTTTTCATTTAGACGGCCAGACGATTATTCTTGATGATTACTTGGAGGTAAAGCCGCAAAATGAATGGAAACTCAAAAAGTATATTCAAGAGGGTAAATTAAAGATTGGTCCCTTTTATATTCTTCAAGATGATTTCTTGATTAGTAGTGAATCGAATGTACGTAATCTTTTAATTGGGTTGCAAGAATGTGAAAAATGGGGTTCGCCTGTTCAGTTAGGCTATTTTCCTGACACGTTCGGTAATATGGGGCAGGCACCGCAAATTCTTAAACAGGCAGGGATGGATGTAGCAGCATTTGGCAGAGGTGTGAAACCTACAGGATTTAATAATGTTGTTATCAATGATGATCAATATAGTTCCCCATTTTCGGAAATGTGGTGGGAAGGTCCTGATAAATCCTCCGTTTTAGGTATTCTTTTTGCAAATTGGTATAGTAATGGAAATGAAATTCCTGTAGAGGAAGTAGAAGCAAAGCAATTTTGGGATCAGAAATTAAAGGATGCCCTTCAATATGCATCAACAGAACATTTGCTGTTTATGAATGGCTGTGATCATCAGCCGGTTCAAAAAAATATTACAGCAGCAATTGAAATGGCAAATAAATTATATCCTGATATAACCTTCATACATAGTAGTTTTGATGAATACATGAAGGCTTTAAAGAAAGATATTCCTGAAAACTTACACACGGTTAAAGGAGAATTAACTAGTCAGGAGACAGATGGCTGGTATACATTAGCGAATACTGCTTCTGCAAGAGTATATTTAAAGCAAAGAAATACAGATGTTAGTAGATTGCTAGAAAATGTTGCAGAGCCATTGGCGACAATGGCCTATGACAAGGAGAGAGAATATCCGCATGAGCTGTTTCAGTTTGCCTGGAAGCAATTAATGCAAAATCACCCGCACGATAGTATTTGTGGCTGTAGTGTGGATGCTGTGCATCGCGAAATGATGATTCGCTTTGATAAGGCTGAGGAAGTTGGAAAGTTTATAAAGGATGAGGCCATAAATAGACTTGCTGAACAAATTGATACTAGTCATTTTCCTGATGAAAGCCGTCCGTTTATTGTGTTTAATACAGCTGGTAGTTTGAAAACAGGAGCAGCAGAAATAGAGATAGAGTGGAAAAGACTTCCGTTTTCTAGTGGGTGTCCAGATGAATTATATCGGAAGGTAAAAACAGAAGAAATACCTGTGATGAAAGTCATCGATGAACAAGGGATGGAGATTCCATCAAGGTTGATTTGTACGGATGTTCGTTTTGGCTATGATCTCCCGGAGGATCGTTTCCGCCAACCGTTTATCGGTGTTTATGTGACAGTGGAGCTTTCGTTTAATCAAATGAGTCCGCTATCCTGGAAAACTTTTGCACTAATAGAAGGGGAGTCACAGCAGCAAGAATACAAAAGGATTGTTCAAAATAATGGCCTTCTTTTAGAAAATGATTATCTAACGGTCAAAATAGAACAAAATGGTACATTGACCATTTTGGATAAAGCAACGAATAGTACGTACAATAATTTTCTTGTTTTTGAGAATACTGGCGATGTTGGTAATGAATATATTTACAAAATGCCGAAAGGAGATCAGCCTATTTTATCTTCAGCTTGGATTGCGGAGGTGGAAATAGTCGCAGATACATTTGCATATGGGGAAGTACTGTTAACACAGAAAATGTTGATTCCTGAATCTGCGGATGAAAGGTTATTGGAGGAACAGCAGGGACTGGTTGAATTTCGTGAACGTAAAGCAGGTCGTTCAAAAAAGCTGAAAACGTTAGAATTGAAAACGAAAATAAGATTAGAGTCAAATAGTAATCAGCTTTTGTTCGAAACGTCGTTTGATAACCAAATGAAGGACCATCGCTTAAGGGTTCTTTTTCCGACTGGTATTCATGTGAATGAACACGAGGCAGATAGCATTTATGAAGTAGTGAAAAGACCGAATAGAGTAAATTCTAGTTGGGAAAATCCAACTAATCCACAGCATCAACATGCATTTGTTAATTTGCATGATGGGCATAGAGGGGTTACGGTTGCTAATTATGGACTAAATGAATATGAAATAGTGGAGGATACTATAGCAGTAACTTTGCTTCGTGCAGTTGGAGAATTGGGTGATTGGGGTTATTTCCCAACGCCAGAAGCTCAGTGTCAAGGAAAGCAAACAGTGAAATTCGCAGTAGGGTTTCACGATAGGACGAACAAGCTAGAATCCTATCATGCAGCGATTAATTTTCAAATTCCTTTTTCAAGTGTTCAAACAGATATTCATACAGGTACGTATTCGCCCACGAATGAATTTATACGATTGGACGGAAAGGCTTTTCGACTAACAGCCTTTAAGCAGAAGGAAAACAGCAATGAAATTATCCTTCGTGGTTATAATTTAACAGGAGAAAAACAGCCCTTATCTGTGTCATGGAAAGGGAAATACCCGAAAAAATCCAATTTATTGGAAGAAATGAACGGAGAGCTGTTTGATTCCAATCAAATGAAGGAAGCAGAGATTTGTACGTTTATTTGGGAATGA
- a CDS encoding helix-turn-helix transcriptional regulator: MIKDLMHNLKYKKFKREYSVNVQNVLKMIQEEYQEDLTLKTIAERLHLNVMYLGQIFKKETNKSFSQYLNHYRIKLAQNLLLHSELNVNEIADQIGYMSQGYFYKNFKKYCGISPKEFRESYQLLFEPIDE, from the coding sequence TTGATTAAAGATCTAATGCACAATTTAAAATATAAGAAATTTAAAAGGGAATACAGCGTTAATGTCCAGAATGTACTAAAAATGATTCAAGAAGAATACCAAGAAGATTTGACGCTAAAGACTATCGCAGAGAGGCTACACTTAAATGTAATGTATTTAGGGCAGATTTTTAAGAAAGAGACAAATAAAAGCTTCTCCCAATATTTAAATCATTATCGAATAAAGCTAGCGCAGAATTTATTATTACATTCAGAGCTAAATGTGAATGAAATCGCTGATCAAATTGGCTATATGAGCCAAGGGTATTTTTATAAAAACTTTAAAAAATATTGTGGGATTTCGCCAAAGGAATTTAGAGAAAGCTATCAGCTGCTATTTGAACCGATTGATGAGTAA
- a CDS encoding helix-turn-helix transcriptional regulator has translation MVGERIRQLRIHKQLTQKELTEGICSITYLSRIENGQINPSAEFLRKVSKRLGYDLTELSSPNRDEKTLGIVENYKQNGEITEEELSYLHIQTLELNSAKINLGIYGVLLKYYTLKGEIEQARSIYKLSKRFISGEMSVELEEEYFYYFLACGNFFYYLQDFTLANHYYSKGEGLLLDKENLEAAKLYYNLSLVKQRTYANQEVSLYYSQKAYEIFKKYGEKENIIIVLITLGVQYQLNNELDTSMECLKQAEAIIVNEQEREKYVSYTAMIQHNMGRIHEKKKDYHGAVTYYIKSMEKFEKHSLEQQNVYPLKRLVEIYIELKDWVLVDKYLERAIAITEKHQLKYDCIRLNMIKLSVKKIQGNESSYEKGMQKLLDTAIQLNQSALIRKITKELGNHFYEKKAYKKAADFLIRALDYEK, from the coding sequence ATGGTAGGTGAAAGAATAAGACAACTGCGAATACATAAACAGTTAACGCAAAAAGAGCTTACGGAAGGGATATGTTCGATCACTTATTTAAGTCGGATTGAAAATGGGCAAATCAATCCTTCTGCTGAGTTTCTAAGAAAAGTATCGAAAAGACTTGGTTATGATTTAACAGAGTTAAGCAGCCCGAATAGAGACGAAAAAACATTGGGGATTGTAGAAAACTATAAACAGAACGGTGAGATAACAGAAGAAGAACTCTCTTATTTGCATATCCAAACACTAGAGTTGAATTCTGCTAAAATCAATCTTGGGATTTATGGTGTTCTATTGAAGTACTATACGTTGAAAGGGGAAATAGAACAGGCGAGGAGTATTTACAAATTGTCCAAAAGATTTATTTCTGGAGAAATGAGTGTGGAGCTAGAAGAAGAATATTTTTATTATTTTCTTGCGTGTGGAAATTTCTTTTATTATCTTCAGGACTTTACGCTTGCTAATCATTATTATTCAAAAGGGGAAGGTTTATTACTAGATAAAGAGAATTTAGAGGCTGCGAAATTATACTATAATCTTAGCTTAGTTAAGCAAAGGACATATGCTAATCAAGAGGTTAGTCTTTATTATTCACAAAAAGCCTATGAAATATTTAAAAAATATGGAGAAAAAGAAAATATCATTATTGTATTAATTACACTAGGTGTTCAATATCAATTAAATAATGAATTGGATACTTCAATGGAGTGCTTAAAACAAGCGGAAGCAATCATAGTAAATGAACAAGAAAGAGAAAAGTATGTAAGCTATACTGCTATGATTCAACATAATATGGGCAGAATTCATGAAAAAAAGAAGGATTATCACGGTGCTGTCACATATTATATAAAAAGCATGGAAAAGTTTGAAAAACATTCGTTGGAGCAACAAAATGTTTATCCATTAAAAAGATTGGTAGAAATTTATATAGAGCTAAAAGATTGGGTTTTAGTTGATAAGTATTTAGAAAGGGCTATTGCCATCACAGAAAAACATCAGTTAAAGTATGATTGTATTCGTCTTAACATGATAAAATTATCGGTGAAAAAAATACAAGGGAATGAGAGTTCTTATGAAAAAGGGATGCAAAAGCTACTTGATACAGCCATTCAATTAAATCAGTCAGCTTTAATCCGAAAAATTACGAAAGAACTTGGAAATCATTTTTATGAAAAAAAAGCTTATAAAAAGGCAGCAGATTTTTTAATAAGGGCGCTAGATTATGAGAAATAA
- a CDS encoding MFS transporter, which translates to MNKKTNFLIFLLAISCGAVVANIYYAQPIIQFISADLHISSNFSGLLTTLTQIGYGAGLFFLVPMADLYKSKRIIVFLLGLTILSLIGALFSTNGFLFLFIVTIIGIGASAAQMLVPLTMKIVPKEEAGNYIGKVMSGLLIGIMIARPFSIAVTEWLGWRIVYLFSFLLLVTILLLLLKFLPDFEAESNLGITYPGLLRSMLRVLLDTAPLQQRAFYHACIFATFSLYWTVMPILLRSESLDFSNNEIALIGFVAIAGALLTPYIGKLADKGYIYIMTNVSMGLVILSIFLLFFVRDHSFISIALIVFSGLVLDIGVAGNMLLGQKVIYSLNPSIRNRLNGLYMTIFFLGGAFGSWIGSYSYYQFSPEISLFFAIAFPMLALIVHMWKGKGTSHLSTMA; encoded by the coding sequence ATGAACAAAAAAACAAACTTTCTCATTTTTCTTTTAGCGATTAGCTGTGGAGCTGTTGTCGCTAATATTTACTATGCTCAGCCAATTATCCAATTTATTTCGGCAGATCTACATATTTCCTCTAATTTTTCTGGACTTTTAACAACCCTAACGCAAATAGGATATGGTGCTGGTTTATTTTTTTTAGTACCGATGGCGGATTTATACAAAAGTAAGCGAATAATCGTCTTTTTATTAGGACTAACAATCCTTTCGTTAATTGGAGCTTTATTCTCAACGAATGGCTTTCTCTTTTTGTTTATTGTTACCATTATTGGAATCGGTGCTAGTGCAGCCCAAATGCTTGTTCCGTTAACGATGAAAATTGTCCCGAAAGAAGAAGCTGGAAATTATATCGGAAAAGTAATGAGCGGACTTTTAATTGGGATTATGATTGCTCGTCCATTTTCTATTGCAGTTACAGAATGGCTAGGATGGAGGATAGTCTATCTTTTTTCTTTCCTTCTCTTAGTTACTATATTACTATTATTATTAAAATTTTTGCCAGACTTTGAAGCAGAATCTAACCTTGGTATAACCTATCCGGGGTTATTGCGTTCGATGTTAAGAGTGTTACTAGATACAGCGCCTTTACAGCAAAGAGCATTTTATCATGCCTGCATATTTGCTACGTTTAGTCTATATTGGACAGTTATGCCGATATTATTAAGATCTGAGTCCTTGGATTTCTCGAATAATGAAATTGCGCTTATTGGATTTGTTGCGATAGCGGGTGCGTTATTGACTCCTTATATTGGGAAGTTAGCGGATAAAGGCTATATTTACATTATGACAAATGTATCAATGGGGCTGGTTATTCTTTCTATTTTTCTCCTGTTTTTCGTCCGAGATCACTCTTTTATAAGTATTGCACTCATCGTTTTCTCTGGACTTGTTCTAGATATTGGAGTAGCTGGGAATATGTTATTAGGCCAAAAGGTTATTTATAGTTTAAACCCATCCATCAGGAATCGATTGAATGGTTTGTATATGACGATTTTCTTTTTAGGGGGAGCTTTTGGCTCTTGGATAGGAAGCTATAGTTATTATCAATTTAGTCCAGAAATTTCCCTGTTTTTTGCAATAGCCTTTCCAATGCTCGCCCTTATTGTTCATATGTGGAAGGGGAAAGGTACTTCACATCTATCTACAATGGCTTGA